Genomic segment of Candidatus Kryptonium sp.:
GAGCCGGTGGCGTTCGGTCGTGACGCGCCAGTGCGCTGTGAGACGTTCTCCCTGATAGACGCCGATTTTGATGTTCGTGTTGCCGATATCAATAGTTAGCAGCATAACGCACCGTGGCTCTATGGAAACCAGACCCGCACATCCTCCGGGCGACGCACCGCGCCCAACGCGAGCATCAGCTTGATTCGCGCCTTGCGACCGTTAAGGCCATGGGCAAAGAGCACTCCTAGCTGCTCGAGATCATGGTACGCACCGACATAGCCGTACTCATCGTACAGGACGCCGCCGACTCGCGGTGCAACCACGACCATGATACGCTGCGCAATCGCTTCCTGTATCGCAGGCAGCCACCATGGCGGCACTCGGCCGCTGCCAAACGCTTCAATCACAATCCCTGCGACACGATCAGCAA
This window contains:
- a CDS encoding type III pantothenate kinase, producing the protein MLLTIDIGNTNIKIGVYQGERLTAHWRVTTERHRL
- a CDS encoding asparaginase, with the translated sequence APGSGPLGWIVADRVWMRHRPVQRTFIPCVHLEERVDLITLGQGSDDRLVRHAIADRVAGIVIEAFGSGRVPPWWLPAIQEAIAQRIMVVVAPRVGGVLYDEYGYVGAYHDLEQLGVLFAHGLNGRKARIKLMLALGAVRRPEDVRVWFP